The following are encoded in a window of Sulfitobacter sp. S190 genomic DNA:
- a CDS encoding replication-associated recombination protein A: MPDLFGSDTGAPADTGFRPLADRLRPRALSDVIGQQQVLGPDAPLTVMLASGALSSLIFWGPPGVGKTTIARLLADETDMHFVQISAIFSGVPELRKVFDAAKIRRQNGQGTLLFVDEIHRFNKAQQDGFLPHMEDGTILLVGATTENPSFELNRAVLSRSQVLVLERLPADDLERLAQRAEAELGLSLPLTAQARQNLLDMADGDGRALLNLIEQVAAWKVDAPLDGAGLAKRLSKRAAQYDKGGDEHYNLISALHKSVRGSDPDAALYWFARMLEGGEDPRYLARRITRMAVEDIGLADPQAQAVCLQSWETFERLGSPEGELALAQALTYIALAPKSNAVYNAYKGARRTAKATGSEPPPKHILNAPTAMMKDQGYGKGYAYDHNAEDGFSGQNYFPDGMDRPDLYQPVERGFERDLKKRLDYFARLRTKRNS, from the coding sequence GTGCCGGATCTGTTTGGCAGCGATACCGGGGCACCCGCAGACACAGGCTTTCGCCCCTTGGCCGACAGGCTGCGGCCGCGCGCCCTGTCAGATGTGATCGGTCAGCAACAGGTGCTGGGCCCCGACGCGCCTTTGACGGTCATGTTGGCGTCGGGCGCGCTGTCGTCGCTGATATTCTGGGGGCCGCCGGGCGTCGGAAAGACAACAATCGCGCGGCTGCTGGCGGATGAAACCGATATGCATTTCGTGCAGATCAGCGCGATTTTCAGCGGTGTTCCCGAGCTGCGCAAGGTGTTCGACGCGGCCAAGATACGGCGGCAGAACGGGCAGGGCACCTTGCTGTTCGTCGACGAAATCCACCGCTTCAACAAGGCCCAACAGGACGGGTTTCTGCCTCATATGGAGGACGGTACGATTCTGCTGGTCGGGGCCACGACCGAAAACCCCAGCTTCGAGCTGAACCGCGCGGTGCTGAGCCGCTCGCAGGTTCTTGTGCTCGAACGGCTGCCGGCCGATGATCTGGAACGCCTTGCGCAACGGGCCGAGGCCGAGCTGGGCCTGAGTCTGCCGCTGACAGCGCAGGCACGGCAAAATCTGCTGGATATGGCCGATGGGGACGGGCGCGCGCTGCTGAACCTCATCGAACAGGTGGCGGCGTGGAAAGTTGATGCGCCGCTTGACGGGGCGGGGCTGGCCAAGCGGTTGTCGAAACGCGCCGCGCAATACGACAAGGGCGGTGACGAGCACTACAACCTGATTTCGGCCTTGCACAAATCCGTGCGCGGCAGTGACCCCGACGCGGCGCTTTACTGGTTCGCGCGGATGTTGGAGGGGGGCGAAGATCCGCGCTATCTGGCGCGGCGCATCACCCGCATGGCGGTCGAAGATATCGGGCTGGCCGATCCGCAGGCGCAGGCGGTCTGCCTGCAGTCATGGGAAACCTTCGAACGGCTCGGCTCTCCGGAGGGGGAACTGGCACTGGCACAGGCGCTGACCTATATCGCGCTCGCGCCGAAATCGAACGCGGTCTACAACGCCTATAAAGGAGCGCGTCGCACGGCCAAGGCGACGGGGTCCGAGCCGCCGCCAAAACATATCCTGAACGCGCCAACCGCGATGATGAAGGATCAGGGTTACGGCAAAGGCTATGCCTATGACCACAACGCCGAAGACGGTTTTTCGGGCCAGAACTATTTCCCCGATGGCATGGACCGGCCCGATCTCTACCAACCGGTGGAACGCGGCTTCGAGCGAGATCTGAAAAAGCGGCTCGACTACTTCGCGCGGCTCAGGACCAAGCGTAACAGCTAG
- a CDS encoding HAD-IA family hydrolase yields the protein MSDTPLRLVIFDVDGTLVDSQADILGAMHLAFSAEGLATPPRDQVLGVVGLSLDVLMPQLAPQADPDTHSRLVQGYKDSYMQLRALSGAAQSSPLYPGARDVLEALQAQPDTLLGVATGKSRRGLDKLIEGHGLHGLFVTQQVADFHPSKPHPAMLHSALSETGVRAEHAVMVGDTSFDMDMAAAAGIAGIGVGWGYHSADRLGAAAHTIESFAALVPLLDSIWSD from the coding sequence ATGAGCGATACGCCATTGCGGCTGGTCATTTTTGATGTCGATGGCACGTTGGTGGACAGCCAGGCCGATATTCTGGGGGCGATGCATCTGGCGTTCTCTGCCGAAGGGCTTGCGACCCCGCCACGCGATCAAGTGCTGGGTGTCGTCGGGCTCTCGCTCGATGTGCTGATGCCACAGCTGGCGCCGCAGGCCGACCCCGACACGCACAGCCGCTTGGTGCAGGGATACAAGGACAGCTACATGCAGCTGCGCGCCCTAAGTGGTGCGGCCCAGTCCTCGCCGCTTTATCCCGGCGCGCGCGATGTGCTCGAGGCGTTGCAGGCACAGCCGGACACACTCTTGGGCGTGGCCACCGGCAAATCGCGCAGGGGGCTCGACAAGCTCATCGAGGGTCATGGCCTTCACGGGCTGTTTGTCACCCAGCAGGTCGCTGACTTCCATCCATCCAAGCCGCATCCTGCCATGCTGCATAGCGCGTTGTCGGAAACCGGCGTGCGGGCCGAACACGCGGTGATGGTGGGCGACACCAGCTTCGACATGGACATGGCCGCCGCGGCGGGCATTGCGGGGATCGGCGTAGGCTGGGGGTACCACAGTGCCGACCGGCTTGGTGCCGCGGCCCATACGATTGAGAGTTTCGCGGCCCTCGTGCCGCTTCTGGACAGCATTTGGAGCGACTGA
- a CDS encoding ATP12 family chaperone protein, with protein sequence MSDWKAKRFWKEATVEQIDEAWTVRLDGRPVKTPAKRALLVPTRPLATAIAEEWQAQEGEIRPHTMPVTKTANAAIDKVAVQHAEVADMLAAYGDSDLLCYRADSPAALVERQSAQWDPLLDWAHDALGARLLPRAGIMHRPQDPQALAILSRETHALDAFRLAAFHDLVSLSGSLVIGFAAARDARPAEALWELSRLDENWQAEQWGDDEEALAQAEIKRAAFLHAKRMFALAEGTVA encoded by the coding sequence ATGAGCGATTGGAAAGCCAAGCGTTTTTGGAAAGAAGCCACTGTCGAGCAGATTGACGAAGCGTGGACCGTCCGACTGGACGGGCGGCCGGTAAAGACCCCTGCGAAACGGGCACTTCTGGTGCCGACGCGCCCGCTTGCCACGGCCATCGCGGAAGAGTGGCAGGCCCAGGAGGGCGAAATCCGGCCCCACACCATGCCTGTGACCAAGACCGCCAATGCCGCGATCGACAAGGTCGCGGTGCAACATGCCGAGGTCGCCGATATGCTGGCGGCCTATGGCGACAGCGATTTGCTGTGCTACCGCGCGGATAGCCCGGCCGCACTGGTGGAGCGGCAGTCCGCGCAGTGGGACCCGCTTCTGGATTGGGCGCATGACGCACTGGGCGCGCGCTTGCTGCCACGGGCGGGCATCATGCACAGGCCACAGGACCCTCAGGCGCTCGCGATATTGTCGCGCGAAACGCACGCACTCGATGCCTTCCGTCTGGCCGCCTTTCACGATCTTGTCAGCCTCTCGGGCTCGCTCGTGATCGGCTTTGCGGCGGCACGCGATGCGCGCCCAGCCGAAGCGCTTTGGGAGCTTTCACGGCTGGACGAAAACTGGCAGGCCGAGCAATGGGGCGACGATGAAGAGGCGCTGGCGCAGGCCGAGATCAAACGCGCGGCATTCCTGCACGCAAAGCGTATGTTCGCCCTCGCCGAAGGCACTGTGGCGTAA
- a CDS encoding amino acid ABC transporter substrate-binding protein has protein sequence MKKSVILGALTVAGLSAGAAAAATLDDVKARGKLNCGVTTGLVGFAAPDANGEWKGFDVAVCRAVAAAVLGDANAVEFVPTTGKTRFTALASGEIDMLARNTTWTFSRDVDLKFTFVGVNYYDGQGFMVPKELGVSSAKDLDGATVCIQTGTTTELNLADFFRANNISYEPVPIETNAEAQQQYLAGACDVYTTDASGLAATRATFENPGDHTLLPEIVSKEPLGPLVRHGDDEWGDVVRWTLNALITAEELGVSSANVGEMASNTNNPEVARLLGTEGELGAMLGLDADWAKRAIETQGNYGEIFAKNIGEETPIGLARGLNAQWTDGGLLYSPPFR, from the coding sequence ATGAAGAAATCTGTAATTCTGGGCGCACTGACCGTTGCCGGTCTGTCCGCTGGTGCTGCAGCTGCTGCAACGCTTGACGATGTCAAGGCGCGCGGCAAGCTGAACTGTGGTGTCACAACAGGTCTGGTGGGCTTTGCCGCACCTGACGCGAATGGCGAATGGAAAGGTTTTGACGTTGCAGTCTGCCGTGCCGTTGCCGCCGCTGTTCTGGGCGACGCAAACGCCGTTGAATTCGTTCCAACAACCGGCAAGACACGCTTCACCGCGCTTGCTTCGGGCGAAATCGACATGCTGGCGCGTAACACCACATGGACATTCAGCCGTGATGTCGACCTGAAGTTCACCTTCGTTGGTGTGAACTACTACGACGGTCAGGGCTTCATGGTCCCCAAAGAGCTGGGCGTGTCCTCGGCCAAAGATCTGGACGGCGCGACCGTCTGCATCCAGACCGGTACAACAACCGAGCTGAACCTCGCGGACTTCTTCCGCGCCAACAACATCAGCTATGAGCCCGTTCCGATCGAAACGAACGCCGAAGCACAACAGCAGTACCTTGCTGGCGCATGCGACGTTTACACAACGGACGCTTCCGGTCTGGCGGCGACACGTGCGACATTCGAAAACCCCGGCGATCACACGCTGCTGCCCGAAATCGTATCCAAAGAGCCGCTTGGCCCGCTGGTACGTCACGGTGACGACGAGTGGGGCGACGTTGTGCGCTGGACGCTCAACGCGCTGATCACAGCCGAAGAGCTGGGTGTTTCGTCCGCGAATGTTGGTGAAATGGCCTCCAACACCAACAATCCCGAAGTGGCGCGTCTGCTGGGCACCGAAGGTGAACTGGGCGCAATGCTGGGTCTGGACGCCGATTGGGCCAAGCGCGCAATCGAAACACAGGGCAACTACGGTGAGATCTTTGCCAAGAACATCGGCGAAGAAACACCCATCGGTCTGGCCCGTGGCCTGAACGCTCAGTGGACAGACGGTGGCCTGCTTTACAGCCCCCCCTTCCGCTAA
- a CDS encoding amino acid ABC transporter permease, with translation MSTLSDPQQGSFRPSMLLNDTRYRSATLQVIAAVLLALCLFYLYSNLATNLRAAGLNISFAFLGAPAGYDINQTLIDYNSQSTNLRAAMVGILNTLLVAFLACITATVFGVIAGVLRLSNNWLVRKLMAVYVEIFRNIPVLIWIIIIFTIMTAVMPGPRAFRGDEPSSTMFLDLFAFTNRGVYTPGPFFTRGVGGEAGSIVNWLIVIATLIGSFFATRFVTNRANETQAATGERPNTLWTNLALWFVPIIVVLFILGLSWDVPELKGFNFAGGIKIGGPLIALWFALSIYTGAFIAENVRAGILAVSKGQTEAASALGLRPRRVMSLVVLPQAMRVIIPPLISQFLNITKNSSLAIAVGYADITATLGGITLNQTGRAIECVLLLMAFYLIISLLISAGMNVYNNAVKLKER, from the coding sequence ATGTCGACACTCTCGGACCCTCAACAGGGATCGTTCCGGCCATCCATGCTATTGAACGATACGCGTTACCGGTCAGCGACGCTGCAGGTGATCGCGGCGGTGCTTCTGGCGCTTTGCCTGTTCTATCTTTATTCCAATCTCGCCACGAACCTGCGCGCCGCCGGGCTGAACATATCGTTCGCCTTTCTGGGCGCCCCGGCGGGGTATGACATCAACCAGACGCTGATTGACTACAACAGCCAGTCGACAAACCTGCGCGCCGCGATGGTGGGGATCCTCAATACCCTGCTGGTGGCATTTCTGGCCTGTATCACGGCCACGGTCTTTGGTGTCATCGCCGGCGTCTTGCGGCTGAGCAACAACTGGCTCGTGCGCAAGCTGATGGCCGTTTATGTCGAGATTTTCCGCAACATTCCGGTGCTGATCTGGATCATCATCATCTTTACCATCATGACCGCCGTGATGCCGGGCCCGCGGGCCTTCCGCGGCGATGAACCGTCATCGACGATGTTTCTCGATCTGTTCGCGTTCACCAACCGCGGCGTTTACACGCCCGGGCCGTTCTTTACGCGCGGTGTGGGCGGTGAGGCGGGCAGCATCGTCAACTGGCTGATCGTCATCGCCACGCTTATCGGATCCTTTTTCGCCACCCGCTTTGTCACCAACCGGGCCAATGAAACACAGGCGGCTACGGGCGAACGGCCAAATACGTTGTGGACCAACCTGGCGCTTTGGTTCGTTCCGATCATCGTGGTTCTGTTCATTCTGGGTCTTTCGTGGGATGTGCCCGAACTCAAGGGCTTCAACTTTGCGGGCGGGATCAAGATCGGTGGCCCATTGATCGCGCTGTGGTTCGCGCTGTCGATCTATACCGGTGCGTTTATCGCCGAAAACGTCCGCGCCGGTATCCTTGCGGTCAGCAAGGGCCAGACCGAAGCCGCCTCTGCGCTGGGGCTGCGTCCCCGCCGTGTCATGAGCCTCGTGGTCCTGCCGCAGGCGATGCGGGTGATCATCCCGCCGCTGATTTCGCAGTTTCTCAACATCACGAAAAACTCGTCACTCGCGATTGCCGTGGGCTACGCCGACATCACCGCGACACTGGGGGGTATCACGTTGAACCAGACAGGCCGCGCCATTGAATGCGTGCTGTTGCTGATGGCGTTCTATCTCATCATCTCGCTGCTGATTTCGGCAGGCATGAACGTCTACAACAACGCCGTAAAGCTGAAGGAGCGCTGA
- a CDS encoding trypsin-like peptidase domain-containing protein yields the protein MKILAILIALCAAPLAAQQVPQSAAQMQLSFVPVVKQAAPAVVNIYARIMTQPRGTPLQSDPFFERFLRDPFATRKPRVQNSLGSGVILSADGIVVSNYHVVGMATDIRVVLNDRREYAARVLLGDEESDLAILQIDTPDALPFLDLRASDSVEVGELALAIGNPFGVGQTVSSGIVSGLARSGGSGGSGQGYFVQTDAPINPGNSGGALVDTQGRLIGVNTSILTRSGGSNGIGFAIPADLVAAFVAQARNGSDRFKRPWAGISGQSLDADMAETMGLDRPGGIIIAGLHPASPFLDAGLAVGDVIVGVGGVAVNTPAEMIYRMSVVGAGAKADVSFLRRGGEERAQVSLLAAPDIPSREETVLDRDTVLPGLTLVRVNPAVLDEMNLSLEVSGVAVTQPGRFGRRAGLRYGDVILEINGETVTRPGQAQDILRGDMRRVSMVVQRGARRIGLRFRV from the coding sequence ATGAAAATCCTCGCCATTCTCATCGCCCTGTGCGCCGCACCGCTTGCCGCGCAGCAGGTCCCGCAATCCGCCGCCCAGATGCAGCTCAGCTTCGTGCCCGTGGTAAAGCAGGCGGCCCCCGCGGTCGTAAATATCTACGCGCGGATCATGACACAGCCGCGCGGCACGCCATTGCAGTCGGACCCTTTTTTCGAGCGGTTCCTGCGCGATCCGTTTGCCACCCGCAAGCCGCGTGTGCAGAACTCGCTCGGCTCCGGTGTGATCCTCTCTGCCGACGGGATCGTCGTGAGCAATTACCACGTGGTCGGGATGGCCACCGACATTCGCGTCGTGCTCAATGACCGCCGCGAATACGCGGCCCGCGTTCTGCTCGGCGACGAGGAAAGCGATCTCGCGATCCTGCAGATCGACACGCCCGATGCCCTGCCGTTTCTGGACCTGCGTGCCAGCGACAGTGTCGAAGTGGGGGAACTGGCGCTGGCCATCGGCAATCCCTTTGGCGTGGGCCAGACCGTGAGCAGCGGCATCGTATCGGGGCTCGCCCGCTCCGGCGGTTCCGGCGGCAGCGGGCAGGGATATTTCGTGCAGACGGACGCGCCCATCAACCCCGGCAACTCGGGCGGGGCGCTTGTCGATACGCAAGGGCGCCTGATCGGGGTGAACACCTCCATTCTGACCCGCTCGGGCGGCTCCAACGGTATCGGTTTCGCGATTCCCGCCGATCTGGTCGCGGCGTTTGTGGCGCAAGCCCGCAACGGCAGTGACAGGTTTAAACGCCCCTGGGCCGGGATCAGCGGGCAATCGCTGGACGCCGATATGGCCGAAACCATGGGGCTCGACCGTCCCGGCGGCATCATCATCGCGGGGCTGCACCCGGCCAGCCCGTTCCTTGATGCGGGGCTGGCGGTTGGTGATGTCATCGTGGGTGTGGGCGGCGTTGCCGTGAACACGCCCGCAGAAATGATCTACCGGATGAGCGTCGTCGGTGCCGGTGCCAAGGCCGATGTGAGTTTCCTGCGCCGCGGCGGCGAAGAGCGCGCGCAGGTGTCCTTGCTGGCGGCCCCCGATATCCCCAGCCGCGAGGAAACCGTGCTGGACCGCGACACCGTGCTACCGGGCCTGACATTGGTGCGGGTCAATCCCGCGGTGCTGGACGAAATGAACCTGTCTCTCGAGGTGTCCGGCGTGGCGGTGACGCAACCGGGCCGCTTCGGGCGGCGTGCGGGGTTGCGGTATGGCGACGTGATCCTTGAAATCAACGGCGAAACTGTCACGCGACCCGGCCAGGCACAGGACATCCTGCGCGGGGACATGCGCCGCGTCTCCATGGTGGTGCAGCGCGGCGCGCGCCGCATCGGCCTGCGGTTCCGGGTCTGA
- a CDS encoding RluA family pseudouridine synthase — translation MSRVQTLIVAEGDGDQRLDKWFKRIFPHVPQGRIEKMCRKGEIRVDGGRVKGSTRVEVGQQVRVPPLPDGAAPEPEKRSRVTEAEAKMIRGCVIYRDDHVIALNKPPGLPVQGGSGQGERHVDGLSEALMFDADERPRLVHRLDKDTSGVLLLARTREAAKALTANFRHRETRKIYWAAVAGVPHPRDGTIKFGLVKAGGHGKRGEGEKMIAIHPREVDTTEGAKRATTDYATLEQAGSRCCWMALIPVTGRTHQLRAHMAEIGHPIVGDGKYGGSSQENLGDGWGAQLGGDISKKLHLHARSLTIEHPVTKAKLHLTAPLPEHMARTWQTFQWQPSDVPADPFEEDWG, via the coding sequence ATGAGCCGCGTACAAACACTGATTGTGGCCGAGGGTGACGGCGATCAACGGCTGGACAAATGGTTCAAGCGTATCTTCCCGCACGTGCCACAAGGGCGCATTGAGAAGATGTGCCGCAAAGGCGAGATCCGTGTTGACGGTGGCCGCGTCAAAGGATCCACCCGCGTCGAAGTAGGCCAGCAGGTGCGCGTGCCGCCGCTGCCCGACGGTGCCGCACCCGAACCCGAAAAGCGCAGCCGCGTGACCGAGGCCGAGGCCAAGATGATCCGTGGGTGCGTGATTTATCGCGACGACCACGTGATCGCGCTCAACAAGCCTCCTGGCCTGCCGGTGCAGGGCGGATCGGGGCAGGGTGAACGCCATGTGGATGGTCTGTCGGAGGCTTTGATGTTCGACGCCGATGAGCGTCCGCGTCTGGTGCACCGTCTCGACAAGGACACGTCGGGTGTGTTGCTGCTGGCCCGCACCCGGGAGGCCGCCAAGGCGCTGACCGCCAATTTCCGGCACCGCGAAACCCGCAAGATCTACTGGGCCGCGGTCGCTGGCGTCCCGCATCCGCGCGACGGTACGATTAAGTTCGGGTTGGTGAAGGCGGGCGGCCACGGCAAACGCGGCGAGGGCGAAAAGATGATCGCCATACATCCACGCGAGGTCGACACGACCGAAGGTGCCAAGCGGGCGACGACCGATTATGCGACGCTCGAACAGGCAGGCAGCCGTTGCTGCTGGATGGCGTTGATCCCGGTAACGGGTCGGACCCACCAGCTGCGCGCCCATATGGCAGAAATCGGACATCCCATCGTCGGTGACGGGAAATACGGCGGCTCCAGTCAGGAGAACCTCGGCGATGGCTGGGGTGCGCAACTGGGCGGAGACATCTCGAAAAAGCTGCACCTTCACGCACGCAGCCTGACGATCGAACACCCCGTGACCAAGGCCAAGCTACACCTGACGGCCCCGTTGCCCGAGCATATGGCGCGCACGTGGCAGACATTCCAATGGCAGCCCAGCGATGTGCCGGCCGACCCGTTCGAGGAAGACTGGGGATGA
- the crcB gene encoding fluoride efflux transporter CrcB → MISTVALVALGGAIGAAARFLWGMGVLRVLGPQDFPLAIIGANILGSFLMGVFVVMAAQKGLTQYAPFVMTGVLGGFTTFSAFSLETVTLIERGNIAAAGAYVALSVALSIGALMAGLWVARGVLA, encoded by the coding sequence ATGATTTCAACCGTTGCCCTTGTTGCATTGGGCGGTGCCATCGGTGCCGCGGCCCGTTTCCTGTGGGGGATGGGGGTTCTGCGCGTGCTGGGCCCGCAGGATTTCCCGTTGGCGATTATCGGCGCCAACATTCTGGGTTCCTTCCTGATGGGGGTTTTTGTCGTGATGGCCGCGCAAAAGGGGCTGACCCAATACGCACCGTTCGTCATGACCGGTGTGTTGGGCGGTTTCACGACCTTCTCCGCGTTCTCGCTGGAGACGGTGACCCTGATCGAGCGGGGCAATATCGCGGCGGCGGGCGCTTATGTCGCGCTGTCCGTGGCGCTGAGCATTGGCGCATTGATGGCAGGCCTGTGGGTCGCCAGAGGAGTTTTGGCATGA